In Gemmobacter sp., the sequence GCCAGTTCGGCGCGCACCCCGGCCTCGTCCAGCCAGCCGGTCAGGCGAACATGGGCGTCAAGGCCATGGGCCGCAATCGCGGCCTGAATCGGCGCGCGCAATTCGCCATCGCCCACCAGTGTCAGATGCAGCCCCGGCGCCCGGGCGACCGCCAGCGCCAGCGCCTCGATCAGCAGAAGCTGGCCCTTTTGTTCCGACAACCGCCCGATGGCCACCATGCGGCCGCTGCCGGGGGGCAGGGGCGCGGGGGTGGCAAAGCGGGCCGGGTCGATCCCGCAATGCACCACCTGCAATCGTGGCCAGTCGGCGAAATCGGCCCAACGCATCAGCTGGCTGCGCCCAAAGCTGGAAATGGCGACGGTAAAGGCCGCGTGGCGCATCTTTTCCCCCAGCGACAGCGCGCGGGGGGCATCGAATTCCTCGGGGCCATGCACGGTGAAACTGTAGGGGATGCCCGAGATCACATGCGCCAGCAGCGCCACGGTGGCGGAATTGGTGCCGAAATGGGCGTGGATATGGTCCACCCCGGCCGCATGGGCATGGCGGGCGACATAGGCGGCTTCGGCCAGATAGATCAGGTGCCGCAGCACGCCCCCCGTGCCCGGCACCCCGCCGCGCCCGCGCCGCCCGCAGGCGATGGCCAGTTTCAGCGCCTGCACCATCGGCGCCCGCGGCGCCTGAAGACAGGCGCGCAGCAGGGCGCCGCCGCCCTGATCCAGCACGCGCAGGGTGGCCGCCGCCTCGGCCCGGTCGTCGGGATCGACCAGGGGCGCGGTATCGGCCCGCATCGCCAGACGGATCACCTGATGGCCCTGCGCCTCCAGCGCGCGGATCTCGCGCCGGATGAAGCTGTGCGAGGGGCGGGGATAGGTGTTGACGACATAGGCGATCTTCATGGCCGCTCCGGTTTGCCCGGGCGGACCATAGCGGTGGCGGGGGCGGTATGCCAAGCGCCCCCTCGACAGACGCGGTGTATCGGGCATCATGGCGGCATGATGCGCGCATATCCCTTTCTGGACGGCCCGGTCCCGACTGCCTTTGCCCATCGCGGCGGCAGTCTGGAGGCGGAGGAAAATACGATGCCGGCCTTTCAGCATGCGGTATCGCTGGGCTATGGGCATGTGGAACTGGATGTTCACCTGACTGCCGATGGTGCGGTTGTGGTGCATCACGATGCCAGCCTGCTGCGTGTGTTCGGGGTGGACCTTGCGGTTGCCGACCTGACGCTGGCCGATCTGGCCGGCATCCGCAGCCCGGGCGGTGCCACCGTGCCCCTGCTGGCGGATGTGTTGCACGCCTTCCCCCGGCTGAGGGTGAATGTCGAGGCCAAGGCCGATGCGGTCACCGGCCCGCTGGCACAAGTGATCCGGCGGGCGGATGCGCTGGGGCGGGTTTGCGTGGGGTCGTTCCGGCCCCGGCGCACGGCGGCGCTGCGGGCCGATCTGGGCCGCGATCTGTGCTGGTCGCCGGCGCATTGGGGCGTGGCGCGACTGTGGGGGGCGGGCTGGGGCCTGCCCTTGCCCAGTGGCTTTCCGGTGGTGCAGGTGCCGCTGGAATGGCGGGGGATCCGCATCGTCACCCCGCGTTTCGTGCAGGCGGCGCATCGGCGCGGGATCCGCGTGCAGGTCTGGACGGTGGACGATGCCGCGACGATGGATCATCTGCTGGACATCGGCGTCGATGGGCTGATGACCGACCGTCCCAGCCTGTTGCGCCAGGTGCTGGAACGGCGGGGCCAGTGGTCAGGCGCGGGCTGAGGCGCCGGCCAGGATGACCGCCGCCCCCGCCAGGCACAGCGCCGCCCCGGCCAGATCCCAGCGGTTGGGCGCCTGCCCCTCGGCCAGCCACAGCCATAGCAGCGACGCGGCGATATAGACCCCGCCATAGGCCGCATAGGCGCGGCCGGCGAAATCGCTGTCCACCCGCGTCAGCGCCCAGGCGAACAGCGCCAGCGCGGCCATGCCGGGCAAGAGCCACAGCGGGCTGCGATCCAGCCGCAGCCAGGCCCAGAAGGCGAAACAGCCCGCAATCTCGGCCGCCGCCGCCAGCGCATAGAGCGCGAGCGCGCTGGCATGGACCGTCATTGCAGCATCGACATGGGATCCACGCTGTCGGACCCGCGCCGCACCTCGAAATGCAGGAACGACGGGTTGCCGGCCCGGACGGTGCCGATCTGCTGGCCGCGCGTGACCTTGGCATCCTTGGCCACGGTGATGCCATCGACATTGGCATAGACGGTCAGCAGGTTGCCTTCGTGCCGGATCACGATGATCGGCACCTGCCCGGTATCGCGGGTGATCGCGGCTACCGTGCCATCGCCTGCGGCGCGCACCGGGCTGCCGGTGGCGGCTCCGATGCCGATGCCGTCATACTTGCCCTTCTGATAGGCGCGGATGACGTTGCCGCTGGCCGGCATCGCCAGTCTGGACGAGGTGGTCGTGGGCAGCGTGGGCGAGGGCGGCGGGTTTTCCACCTTGCCGCCTGCGCGGGCCGGGTTTTCGGCAGGCAGGGGTTTCGCGGCCGAAGGGGGCTGCGGCGTGGCCGACCCGCGTCCCGGCGCCGGCGCGGCGCTGGTTTCCACGGCAAAGGGCGGCGGTGCCGCGCCATTGGCCGGCGGGATCAGCAGCGTCTGCCCTTCGCGCAGCGCAAGATCGGCGCCAAGGCCGTTCCATTCCGCCAGCGCACGCGGGGTGACGTTGTACAGCCGCGCAACGGTATAGGCGGATTCGCCGCGCTTCACCTTGTGGCGCACCGGCTCTGTCCCGGTCTGGGTCGCGGGGCGGGTGGCCGCGGGCTTGGCGGCGGGCGCGGCGGGGATGATGGCGGCCGGCGTGGTCGCAGGCGAAACCCGGTCCAGCGCGGTGGTGGCGATGGCGCCCACATCGACCCGGCCGGTGGTGCCGGTGGCCACCATGGGTTCCGACACCCGGCGCGGCAGCACCAGCACTTCGCCGCCATGCAGCGCAAGGTCGGGCTGGATGGCATTGGTGCGCCCCAGTTCCGTTGCGTCGATCCCCAGCCGCGCGGCGACCGAGGCGACGGTATCGTTGCGGCGCGCGATCACCACCTGATAGCCAGGGTACGAGATCACCCCCCGGTCATCGGCGCGCGGGCGTTCGGCGGTGCTGTTGCGGGCGGCATCGGCGGTGTTGCCGGCGGTGGGGGCGCGCAGATCCCAGTCGAACCCGTCGCCCTGGCCCGTGCAACCTGCCAGCAGAACCGCCAGCGCGGTCATGGCCAGCGGCCGGCGCAGGCCGGCATTGCGGATGGGGGAAAGAACCATGTGCATCGCTCTGCCTCGCACTCATGGCCGGGCTGGTCCCGGCGCTGGTTTTCGCCCGGCACGTGGCGGGCGGTCAGTCGGGTGCCACCCCTTCGACCAGCGGCACGAAACGCACCGGGCGAAGGTCTTCGTAATCGAACCCATGTTCCAGCCTGCGGACCCGGACAAGCTGTTGCACCGCGTCGGACTGACCGACCGGCAGCACCATGATACCCCCGATACGCAACTGGTCCAAGAGGGTGGGCGGCGGATCTTCGGCCGCAGCGGTCACGATGATGCGGTCAAAGGGCGCCTGTTCGCCGAACGGCGCCTGCCCGGCCCCCCCGTCGCGCCCGCGCGGCAGCGGCAGGCCCGGGGCGTCGCGGGCGGTGCCGGCAGGGCGGGTGCCCAGGCAGCCATCGCCGGTGCGCGCCACGATGTTGTGCAGGCCAAGGGCGGTGAACACCCCCTGCGCTTCGCGCACAAGGCGGCGGTGGCGGTCCACGGTATAGACCCGGCGCGCCAGCTGGCTGAGAACGGCGGCCTGGTAGCCCGATCCGGTGCCCACCTCCAGCACGATATCCCTTGGCCCCACCTCCAAAGCCTGGGTCATCAGGCCGACCACCGAAGGCTGGCTGATCGTCTGGCCGCAGGCGATGGGCAGGGGCATGTCGTCATAGGCGCGGTCGGCGAAATGGCCGCGCACGAAGGCGCCGCGGTCCACCCGCTCCATCGCCTCCAGCACCCGCTTGTCGGTGACCCCGCGCGAGCGCAGGGAGAAAAGAAACCGCATCTTGCGTTCGGCGAGGGTTTCGGAATTGTCCTGCCCCTCGTCCCCTGTCATGCGAAGCGGGCCTCGAGATCGGCCAGCATGTCGTGGGCGGTCAGGTCGCAGCGCATCGGCGTGACCGAGATGAAGCCGTCAAGGTTTGCCGCGGCATCGGTGCCCGGCGCGGTCGGCATGTGCTGCGGGCCGCCCTTGATCCACAGGAACTTGCGTCCCGATGGCGAACTGTGCGGTTCCACCCCGAAGAACGCATCGCGGCGATAGCCCTGCGCGCTGATCTTGACGCCCTTGACCCGCGCGGCATCCATCGGCGGGAAGTTGACGTTGTAGAACACGCGGTAATCGGTGCCGTGATCCCAGATGCCCTTGTCCAGCAGGTTGCGCACCACGGCGGTGCCATGGACGCGGGCGGCGTCGAATTCGTCTTCCAGGTCCAGCGTGTCGGGGCCCAGGTATTGCGACAGGGCGATGGCGGGCAGGCCCTGCAACGCCGCCTCCATCGCGCCGCCGATGGTGCCGGAATACAGCGTGTTTTCAGCCGCGTTGTTGCCCCGGTTGACGCCCGACAGCACCAGATCGGGGCGCGCACCCTGCAACACGTCGTAAAGGCCGGCCAGCACGCAATCGGCCGGGCTGCCTTCGGCGGCATAGCGGCGGTGGCCCAGCTTGGCCACCATCATCGGGCGGGTGTAGCTGATGCAATGGCCGACGCCCGATTGTTCGAAGGCGGGGGCGACCGTCCAGACCTCGCCCTCGGGGCCGGCGATGTCATGGGCGATGGCGGTCAGCACCTCCAGCCCGGGGGCGTTGATACCATCGTCGTTGGTCAGAAGGATGCGCATGGGTCCGCCTTGGATTGGATGCCCCCATGCTTAGCGCGGATCGCGGCAAAAGGGAATCCGCCATGGCATGCCGCCGTGCCGGCAAAGCGGAGCGCGCGCGCCGGCAGATGGTGCGGCGGGTGGGCGCCGTCCTTGTGTTCGCGGCCATTTGCGTCACTATGGTCACCATTCCAGGTTGGTTGGCCGGGTATTCACTGGCCGGTACGGACGCATTATGATTAACATACGCGCATTTACGATTGATTAACATTGCTATGGGCACAACCTGCGTGGGTGCTGCCCCGGCGATGTCAGGGGCGTGACCGCCGGGGAAGCGAGATGGGACAGAACACAGCGCCGCTACGGCAGGCATCCGGCAGCGTCCAGGACTCGGCGGTATCCGCGCGGGTCGTCGATGTGCTGGCCCGTGCGCTTTCTGCGCCGGTCGCAGATGCTGACGATGCGATCGGGCTGATCCTGTCGGAAATGGGCGGCTATGCCGGTGCCGACCGCGCCTATGTGTTCCAGCTGCGCCCCAATGATGTGCTGGACAACACCTATGAATGGTGCGGCCCGGGCATCGAACCCATGCTGGACGAATTGCAGGACCAGCCGGTCGAGATGATCGGCCCCTGGCGCGACGGGTTCGAGGCGGGCGAGATTGTCCACATCCCCTCGGCCAGGGATTTGCCCGACGATTCTCCGG encodes:
- a CDS encoding glycosyltransferase, translated to MKIAYVVNTYPRPSHSFIRREIRALEAQGHQVIRLAMRADTAPLVDPDDRAEAAATLRVLDQGGGALLRACLQAPRAPMVQALKLAIACGRRGRGGVPGTGGVLRHLIYLAEAAYVARHAHAAGVDHIHAHFGTNSATVALLAHVISGIPYSFTVHGPEEFDAPRALSLGEKMRHAAFTVAISSFGRSQLMRWADFADWPRLQVVHCGIDPARFATPAPLPPGSGRMVAIGRLSEQKGQLLLIEALALAVARAPGLHLTLVGDGELRAPIQAAIAAHGLDAHVRLTGWLDEAGVRAELAAAHALVLPSFAEGLPMVVMEAMAAARPVLATSIAGVPELVLPGETGWLVPAGDAAGLADAMLALAATPPEQLAAMGTAGRARVLARHDVGQQAARLAALMAGASG
- a CDS encoding glycerophosphodiester phosphodiesterase, with protein sequence MRAYPFLDGPVPTAFAHRGGSLEAEENTMPAFQHAVSLGYGHVELDVHLTADGAVVVHHDASLLRVFGVDLAVADLTLADLAGIRSPGGATVPLLADVLHAFPRLRVNVEAKADAVTGPLAQVIRRADALGRVCVGSFRPRRTAALRADLGRDLCWSPAHWGVARLWGAGWGLPLPSGFPVVQVPLEWRGIRIVTPRFVQAAHRRGIRVQVWTVDDAATMDHLLDIGVDGLMTDRPSLLRQVLERRGQWSGAG
- a CDS encoding YnfA family protein — its product is MTVHASALALYALAAAAEIAGCFAFWAWLRLDRSPLWLLPGMAALALFAWALTRVDSDFAGRAYAAYGGVYIAASLLWLWLAEGQAPNRWDLAGAALCLAGAAVILAGASARA
- a CDS encoding LysM peptidoglycan-binding domain-containing M23 family metallopeptidase, producing MVLSPIRNAGLRRPLAMTALAVLLAGCTGQGDGFDWDLRAPTAGNTADAARNSTAERPRADDRGVISYPGYQVVIARRNDTVASVAARLGIDATELGRTNAIQPDLALHGGEVLVLPRRVSEPMVATGTTGRVDVGAIATTALDRVSPATTPAAIIPAAPAAKPAATRPATQTGTEPVRHKVKRGESAYTVARLYNVTPRALAEWNGLGADLALREGQTLLIPPANGAAPPPFAVETSAAPAPGRGSATPQPPSAAKPLPAENPARAGGKVENPPPSPTLPTTTSSRLAMPASGNVIRAYQKGKYDGIGIGAATGSPVRAAGDGTVAAITRDTGQVPIIVIRHEGNLLTVYANVDGITVAKDAKVTRGQQIGTVRAGNPSFLHFEVRRGSDSVDPMSMLQ
- a CDS encoding protein-L-isoaspartate O-methyltransferase, with protein sequence MTGDEGQDNSETLAERKMRFLFSLRSRGVTDKRVLEAMERVDRGAFVRGHFADRAYDDMPLPIACGQTISQPSVVGLMTQALEVGPRDIVLEVGTGSGYQAAVLSQLARRVYTVDRHRRLVREAQGVFTALGLHNIVARTGDGCLGTRPAGTARDAPGLPLPRGRDGGAGQAPFGEQAPFDRIIVTAAAEDPPPTLLDQLRIGGIMVLPVGQSDAVQQLVRVRRLEHGFDYEDLRPVRFVPLVEGVAPD
- the surE gene encoding 5'/3'-nucleotidase SurE; translated protein: MRILLTNDDGINAPGLEVLTAIAHDIAGPEGEVWTVAPAFEQSGVGHCISYTRPMMVAKLGHRRYAAEGSPADCVLAGLYDVLQGARPDLVLSGVNRGNNAAENTLYSGTIGGAMEAALQGLPAIALSQYLGPDTLDLEDEFDAARVHGTAVVRNLLDKGIWDHGTDYRVFYNVNFPPMDAARVKGVKISAQGYRRDAFFGVEPHSSPSGRKFLWIKGGPQHMPTAPGTDAAANLDGFISVTPMRCDLTAHDMLADLEARFA